A single genomic interval of Bacteroidota bacterium harbors:
- a CDS encoding SUMF1/EgtB/PvdO family nonheme iron enzyme has product MTKIVSLFILFSTFLNYGSLKPPGTIGISDKLYMDQTEISNLDWTEHLVWLKFKYGLESEKYQNALPDLEIWKEVYGIDFKLIPTNKVPNNYPIVGISYNQAIVYCQWRTQVVNEVYKDKMEVTYRLPSIEEYKIAQKFEKKDTEDYFFHEQYKLHQLPSKTKGKFMLFLSSNVSEMTNELGIALTAEYGKTKNYSKAEKWLGFRCVAEIIE; this is encoded by the coding sequence ATGACTAAAATAGTAAGCCTTTTCATACTCTTTTCTACATTTCTGAATTATGGAAGTTTAAAACCACCCGGAACTATAGGTATTTCTGACAAATTATATATGGATCAGACTGAAATTTCTAACCTGGATTGGACTGAACACCTTGTTTGGCTAAAATTTAAATATGGATTAGAATCGGAAAAATATCAAAATGCTTTACCTGATCTGGAAATCTGGAAGGAAGTGTATGGCATTGATTTCAAATTGATACCTACAAACAAAGTCCCCAACAATTACCCAATTGTGGGAATCAGCTATAATCAGGCTATTGTTTATTGCCAATGGAGAACCCAAGTTGTGAACGAAGTTTATAAGGATAAAATGGAGGTAACATATCGTTTGCCAAGCATTGAAGAATATAAAATTGCTCAAAAGTTTGAGAAAAAAGACACCGAGGATTATTTCTTTCATGAGCAATACAAGCTCCATCAGTTGCCAAGCAAAACTAAAGGCAAGTTTATGTTGTTCTTATCATCCAATGTTAGCGAAATGACCAATGAATTGGGAATAGCCTTAACTGCCGAATATGGGAAAACAAAAAATTATTCAAAAGCTGAAAAATGGCTGGGCTTTAGGTGTGTTGCTGAGATTATTGAATAA
- a CDS encoding DUF2196 domain-containing protein — MEEFSNNNYVDHIKSKSPNHPHGIKVQLDIGEVGRGKSIIE; from the coding sequence CTGGAAGAATTCTCAAACAATAATTATGTCGATCATATTAAGAGTAAATCACCAAATCACCCACATGGAATAAAAGTGCAATTGGATATTGGAGAAGTAGGAAGGGGCAAAAGTATTATAGAGTAA
- a CDS encoding T9SS type A sorting domain-containing protein — MKFKKLKSSLTVITILFSITLTYSQDWINYSSFKTITSISAYDNNLLVSTNGGAVSIDLDKDKKTYFNRANAKFHWNYIRHSYADKDKNLWFINLFSGLVKYNGSKWTTYNTTNSGIPDNNVYDIKDDLDGNYWLIYKDGLCKFDGNNWIVYNSSNSLLPENKIVSVEVDKLGTIWVSTRNSGVVSIKGSKWTIYNTSNSGLPGNTIMSMAEDNSGNMWFSVMNQGIVKFDGTNWTLFNSSNSGLPNNNVGDIEISGNEKWVICNYEVAMFDDINWEVYSYHSGLPNSRQYQIEITSNGDIWVLGEKELYRFQKTKWKEYSVTNNPLHGNKIFDIDYGADNKIWLSEYGDYKFAGQTVSFKEKKWNTIKTPTRWIEHQDKNTLWVGLYDGVGRVRDNKTTIFDASNSDLPEEYVRDAAVDNHGNMWFITEYNVCMFDGINWHVYNDSNTNLPAFGRNQSIEVDDSNNIWVGSHHSGLAKYNGTKWEIFDIYNSDIPGSHVNCISFDTIGHLWVGFQNYGAAKFNGTSWTVYDTINSDLASNDVYSINVDDSNRIWFGTHEGLAVLDNTNWTIFNIWNSNIPGNIIEDIAFDQFNNTWIATTQNGIGIYNSNGVILGTPEVFEGTRFKKVTIYPNPVSSKFMIHFEGGFSPSRIEIFDIYGKSIFSTLLHNASKEIDLSNFADGIYLYKVYSQTELLATGRILKQ, encoded by the coding sequence ATGAAATTCAAAAAGCTCAAAAGTTCTCTGACTGTTATAACAATACTATTTTCCATTACTCTTACTTATAGTCAAGACTGGATTAATTACAGCAGTTTTAAAACCATAACATCAATATCTGCATATGACAATAATTTATTGGTAAGTACCAATGGAGGAGCGGTTTCTATTGATTTAGATAAAGATAAAAAAACTTATTTTAATAGAGCCAATGCTAAATTTCATTGGAATTACATAAGACATTCCTATGCTGATAAAGATAAGAATTTATGGTTTATCAACTTATTTAGTGGACTTGTTAAGTACAACGGTTCGAAGTGGACTACATACAATACAACTAACTCTGGAATTCCAGATAACAATGTTTATGATATTAAAGATGATTTAGATGGAAATTACTGGTTAATATATAAAGACGGCTTGTGTAAATTTGATGGGAACAATTGGATTGTATACAATTCTTCAAACTCATTACTTCCAGAGAACAAAATCGTTTCGGTAGAAGTTGATAAATTAGGAACTATATGGGTAAGCACTCGAAACAGTGGTGTTGTTTCTATAAAAGGAAGTAAATGGACTATATATAATACAAGTAACTCTGGTTTACCCGGTAATACAATAATGAGTATGGCTGAAGATAATTCTGGAAACATGTGGTTCTCAGTAATGAATCAAGGTATTGTTAAGTTTGATGGTACAAATTGGACACTGTTTAACTCTTCCAATTCTGGTTTACCAAACAATAATGTTGGTGATATCGAAATATCTGGAAATGAAAAATGGGTTATTTGCAACTATGAAGTTGCTATGTTCGATGATATAAATTGGGAAGTTTATTCATATCATTCTGGTCTTCCAAATTCAAGACAATATCAAATTGAAATTACATCAAATGGAGATATATGGGTTCTGGGAGAGAAGGAGCTCTATCGTTTTCAAAAAACAAAATGGAAAGAATACTCAGTAACAAATAATCCTCTGCATGGAAATAAAATATTCGATATCGATTATGGTGCTGACAATAAAATATGGTTAAGTGAGTATGGTGATTATAAGTTTGCTGGTCAGACTGTAAGCTTCAAAGAAAAAAAATGGAATACTATTAAAACCCCTACACGCTGGATAGAACATCAAGATAAAAACACATTATGGGTTGGCCTATATGATGGTGTTGGAAGAGTTAGGGATAATAAAACTACTATTTTCGATGCTTCAAATTCTGATTTACCAGAAGAATACGTTCGCGATGCAGCAGTAGATAATCATGGTAATATGTGGTTTATAACTGAATACAATGTTTGCATGTTCGATGGTATTAACTGGCATGTTTATAATGATTCAAATACAAATCTACCAGCATTTGGACGCAATCAATCTATTGAAGTAGACGATTCTAATAACATTTGGGTAGGTTCACACCATAGTGGATTAGCCAAATATAATGGGACAAAATGGGAAATATTTGATATATATAATTCTGATATTCCTGGATCGCATGTTAATTGTATCTCATTTGATACTATAGGACATCTATGGGTAGGCTTCCAAAATTATGGAGCAGCGAAATTTAATGGAACAAGTTGGACGGTTTACGACACCATAAATTCGGATTTAGCAAGTAATGACGTTTACAGCATAAACGTTGATGACTCTAACAGGATTTGGTTTGGAACTCATGAAGGACTAGCAGTTCTTGATAATACTAATTGGACAATATTTAATATTTGGAACTCGAATATTCCTGGTAATATTATTGAAGATATTGCTTTTGATCAATTCAATAATACTTGGATAGCAACAACTCAAAATGGTATTGGAATATATAACTCTAATGGAGTGATTTTAGGAACACCTGAAGTATTTGAAGGAACAAGATTTAAAAAGGTCACAATATACCCTAATCCAGTTTCTTCGAAATTTATGATTCATTTCGAAGGAGGATTTTCTCCATCAAGAATTGAGATTTTTGATATTTATGGTAAAAGTATATTTTCAACTTTATTACATAATGCTTCAAAAGAAATAGATTTAAGCAATTTTGCTGATGGTATATACCTTTATAAAGTATATTCTCAAACTGAATTATTAGCAACTGGAAGAATTCTCAAACAATAA
- a CDS encoding YwbE family protein, producing MTIGTNRKDIQIGLEVEIVQKQHQRTGELTNGIVERILTKSPNHPHGIKVLLDTGEVGRVKNIIE from the coding sequence ATGACGATAGGAACAAATAGAAAGGACATCCAAATTGGTCTGGAAGTAGAGATTGTGCAAAAGCAGCATCAGCGAACAGGCGAACTCACCAATGGAATTGTAGAACGAATTCTTACAAAATCACCAAATCATCCTCATGGGATAAAAGTATTGCTTGATACAGGAGAAGTTGGTCGGGTGAAGAATATTATTGAATAG
- a CDS encoding SulP family inorganic anion transporter, whose translation MRLSNLKGDIFGGLTAGIVALPLALAFGVQSGLGASAGLYGAIVLGLIASILGGTKTQISGPTGPMTILSATVVALAISKYGDIEHAWGIIILTFLLAGAFQIIFGILKIGKYVKYIPYPVLSGFMSGIGVIIIIFQVFPLLGLTSPVRIMDVVKELPQALSITNNTSVLLALGTVLIIYLFPRITKVVPSTLVALLIITLVSVLFSLETPAIGTMPTGLPSIKISALGGINLSDLSLILIPAITLAGLGTIDTLLTSVVADNITRTKHKSNQELIGQGIGNMLASLFGGIPGAGATMRTVVNIKSGGHSKLSGVIHALLLLLIVLGLAKYVAFIPLAALAGILITVGISIIDLKGLKSIFLIPKSDALVLITVLFLTVFVDLLQAVGIGMVIASVIFMRKASDMVEHNTSLDKVDKYDREIAWEDESNLDLNKWKNVYIKRFDGPIFFGVAAKILDRINKIPTDAKVIIFRMKQVPFIDQTGLHALEEVIKEMQKMGIVVVFTMTQAQPLYLLKRNRFVPNIIPEKYLFKSIDACAEWLKEYDQESKNDS comes from the coding sequence ATGAGGTTGTCGAATTTAAAAGGAGATATTTTTGGAGGCTTAACAGCTGGAATAGTTGCCTTACCCTTGGCATTGGCTTTTGGTGTTCAATCAGGATTGGGTGCTAGCGCAGGTTTATATGGAGCAATTGTATTGGGTTTGATTGCTTCAATTTTAGGGGGAACAAAAACTCAAATTAGTGGTCCAACAGGACCAATGACAATATTATCAGCGACTGTTGTTGCTCTAGCTATTTCAAAATATGGAGACATTGAACATGCCTGGGGAATCATTATCCTGACATTTCTGTTGGCAGGCGCATTTCAAATTATTTTTGGCATTTTAAAAATTGGGAAATACGTAAAATACATCCCCTATCCTGTTCTATCGGGTTTTATGAGCGGAATTGGCGTAATTATTATTATTTTCCAGGTATTCCCCCTTTTAGGATTGACTTCTCCTGTCAGAATTATGGATGTTGTTAAAGAACTTCCACAAGCCTTGAGTATCACCAATAACACATCTGTATTATTAGCATTAGGAACAGTTTTAATCATTTACCTTTTCCCAAGAATTACAAAAGTCGTCCCAAGCACATTGGTTGCATTGCTGATCATTACCCTTGTAAGTGTTCTTTTCTCTCTCGAAACTCCTGCAATTGGAACAATGCCTACAGGCCTTCCTTCAATTAAAATATCTGCCTTAGGAGGCATCAACCTTTCTGATTTAAGTTTAATTTTAATACCTGCTATTACATTAGCAGGCTTGGGTACAATTGACACCTTATTAACTTCAGTTGTTGCCGATAATATAACCCGAACCAAGCATAAAAGTAATCAGGAGCTTATTGGTCAGGGAATTGGTAATATGCTGGCATCTCTTTTTGGTGGAATACCTGGAGCTGGGGCAACCATGCGAACTGTAGTAAATATTAAATCAGGTGGTCATTCAAAATTATCAGGTGTCATACATGCTCTGCTATTATTGTTAATTGTTTTAGGATTAGCAAAATATGTTGCATTCATACCACTGGCTGCTCTGGCAGGTATTTTAATTACTGTTGGTATAAGTATCATTGATTTGAAAGGTTTAAAAAGCATTTTTCTTATCCCTAAATCAGATGCACTTGTGTTAATTACGGTTCTTTTTCTAACCGTTTTTGTCGATTTATTACAAGCTGTTGGCATAGGTATGGTGATTGCGTCTGTCATATTTATGCGTAAAGCAAGTGATATGGTAGAGCATAATACATCACTTGACAAAGTTGACAAATACGACAGAGAAATAGCCTGGGAAGATGAGTCAAATCTGGACTTAAATAAATGGAAAAATGTTTATATCAAACGATTTGATGGACCTATATTTTTTGGTGTAGCGGCTAAAATACTTGATCGTATAAACAAAATACCCACTGATGCAAAAGTGATCATTTTCAGGATGAAGCAAGTTCCATTTATTGATCAAACAGGTTTACACGCTCTCGAAGAAGTTATTAAAGAAATGCAAAAAATGGGCATTGTTGTCGTTTTTACAATGACACAAGCACAACCACTTTATTTACTTAAAAGAAACCGATTTGTCCCGAATATTATTCCTGAAAAATATTTATTTAAAAGTATTGACGCCTGTGCTGAATGGCTCAAAGAATATGATCAAGAAAGCAAAAACGACTCATAA
- a CDS encoding DEAD/DEAH box helicase — translation MNFRSLDIIEPILKAVEEEGYTTPTPIQAQSIPIILKGTDLLGCAQTGTGKTAAFAIPILQLLKTKKSHQKKRVIRSLIVTPTRELAIQIGESFNAYGRHTQQRCSVIFGGVNQNPQTRALQYGVDILVATPGRLLDLMNQGFISLSDVEILVLDEADRMLDMGFIHDVKRIISALPKRRQSLFFSATMPIEITKLAATILHHPKKVSVTPVSSTVDIIKQYVYFVDKGNKNALLIDILKDDNIKTALVFTRTKHGADKVVKVLKRSNITAEAIHGNKAQNARQNALKNFKKQTTRVLVATDIAARGIDIDELEFVFNYDISNIAETYVHRIGRTGRAGAKGTAISFCMAEEKPYLQDVEKLISKKLVVVDDHDYPLIDHNPVKAIKQPRPPRRNPVQANPKFTANSSPRKRFNRARAF, via the coding sequence ATGAATTTTAGATCATTAGACATAATAGAACCTATTTTAAAAGCTGTTGAAGAAGAAGGTTATACTACTCCAACACCTATACAAGCTCAATCTATCCCAATTATATTAAAAGGAACAGACCTGCTAGGCTGTGCACAAACCGGAACTGGCAAAACAGCCGCTTTTGCCATCCCAATTTTACAATTATTAAAAACAAAAAAATCACACCAGAAAAAAAGAGTCATACGGAGTTTAATTGTCACTCCAACCAGAGAGCTAGCCATTCAAATTGGTGAAAGTTTTAATGCATATGGACGACATACGCAGCAACGCTGCTCGGTTATATTTGGTGGAGTCAATCAAAATCCGCAAACAAGAGCACTACAATATGGAGTTGACATTCTTGTTGCAACACCAGGCCGATTATTAGATCTTATGAACCAAGGCTTTATAAGTCTTTCAGATGTTGAGATTTTAGTACTTGATGAAGCTGATCGTATGCTCGATATGGGTTTTATTCATGATGTAAAAAGAATTATATCTGCACTACCAAAACGCAGACAATCCCTATTCTTTTCAGCTACGATGCCTATTGAAATCACAAAGTTGGCCGCTACAATTTTACATCATCCTAAAAAAGTGAGTGTTACGCCTGTTTCTTCAACTGTAGATATCATCAAGCAATATGTTTACTTTGTAGATAAAGGGAATAAAAATGCTTTATTGATTGATATTTTAAAGGATGATAATATCAAAACAGCCTTGGTGTTTACTCGTACCAAACATGGTGCAGATAAAGTGGTTAAAGTTCTGAAAAGAAGTAATATTACTGCTGAAGCTATTCATGGCAACAAAGCACAAAATGCAAGACAAAATGCATTAAAGAACTTCAAGAAGCAAACAACGCGTGTATTAGTGGCAACAGATATAGCTGCCCGAGGAATTGATATTGATGAATTAGAATTTGTTTTCAATTATGACATATCCAATATTGCAGAAACCTATGTCCACCGCATTGGACGAACAGGTAGAGCTGGAGCAAAAGGAACAGCTATCTCCTTTTGTATGGCAGAAGAAAAACCTTATTTGCAGGATGTCGAGAAATTAATCTCCAAAAAGTTAGTTGTTGTTGATGATCATGATTATCCGCTGATAGATCATAATCCTGTAAAAGCTATTAAACAGCCACGTCCTCCAAGGCGTAATCCTGTGCAGGCAAATCCAAAGTTTACTGCAAATAGTTCACCCAGAAAGAGATTTAATAGAGCCAGAGCATTTTAA
- a CDS encoding 1-acyl-sn-glycerol-3-phosphate acyltransferase, producing the protein MKSYPTKYYIRFLTYLVFSLFILYYRIKKKLPSEVKKLKSPYLLLSNHVGFWDPFIAGHFLPKFTHFVSSDAAFRHKTTNFFLTRLGTIAKKKNMRDTQVIRDIISVIQQGENVGIFPEAVRNWAGSSFKMDKSIVKLIKLLDVPVVVSILKGMNLFNPRWSKKIRKTKVEVEYILLLNKEEVHKLSEEEIFARLQNTLKHDEVAYQKKNKNIIHLDRKAEHINHALYLCPDCHAIDPFRVGGNSFTCCNCNYDIHINDYGFFERISTGKLHFDNIRDWYYWQEKYLLEDIQKKFEIGYQDCLFEDKGSKIYYGKEDADLQSIGQADVKLFMDRIDLCFQENSKQITFNFNDLQAINPQVHERLEIYYKNEPYRIIGSREGVSALKWEVAVNAIWKKLGQENKLSPYINM; encoded by the coding sequence ATGAAATCCTATCCGACAAAATATTACATTCGATTTCTTACGTACCTTGTATTTTCCTTATTCATTCTTTACTATCGTATCAAAAAGAAATTACCCTCTGAGGTCAAAAAGCTTAAATCACCTTATTTGCTTTTGAGCAATCATGTTGGTTTTTGGGATCCTTTTATTGCAGGTCATTTCTTGCCAAAGTTCACTCATTTTGTATCTTCTGATGCTGCATTTCGTCACAAAACAACGAATTTCTTTCTCACTCGCCTTGGTACCATTGCGAAGAAGAAAAATATGCGTGATACCCAGGTTATCCGTGATATTATTTCAGTCATTCAACAAGGTGAGAATGTGGGTATTTTTCCTGAGGCGGTTCGGAACTGGGCTGGTTCAAGTTTTAAAATGGACAAATCCATTGTCAAATTAATAAAGCTGTTAGATGTTCCTGTAGTAGTTTCCATCTTAAAAGGAATGAATTTATTCAATCCCAGATGGTCGAAGAAAATTAGAAAAACGAAAGTTGAAGTAGAATACATATTGCTACTAAATAAAGAAGAAGTTCACAAATTATCGGAAGAAGAAATATTTGCTCGATTACAAAACACCTTAAAACATGATGAAGTAGCCTATCAAAAGAAAAACAAAAACATAATTCATTTAGATCGTAAGGCAGAGCATATTAATCACGCCTTATATCTTTGTCCTGATTGTCATGCTATTGATCCGTTCAGAGTGGGTGGGAATAGTTTCACATGCTGCAATTGCAATTACGATATACACATTAACGACTATGGTTTCTTTGAAAGAATCAGTACAGGAAAGCTCCATTTTGATAATATTCGAGATTGGTATTACTGGCAAGAAAAGTATCTTTTAGAGGACATACAAAAGAAGTTTGAAATTGGATATCAGGATTGCTTGTTTGAAGACAAAGGATCAAAAATTTATTATGGAAAAGAAGACGCTGATTTGCAATCTATTGGTCAGGCAGATGTAAAATTGTTTATGGACAGAATTGATCTGTGTTTTCAGGAAAATAGCAAGCAAATTACATTCAATTTCAATGATTTACAAGCGATTAATCCACAAGTTCACGAAAGACTTGAAATCTATTATAAAAATGAACCTTATCGGATTATAGGATCGCGTGAAGGCGTATCTGCCCTGAAATGGGAAGTTGCTGTAAATGCAATTTGGAAAAAACTAGGGCAAGAAAATAAGTTATCGCCCTATATTAACATGTAA
- a CDS encoding leucine-rich repeat domain-containing protein, with protein sequence MRIKLLPLLLVFVLCYNPIYSQNILSPKELAKAKEYRNWKDAIDKPLKVHKLNLKRSKLSELPREIGKFKNLQILELGSNKFKVLPRELGRLKKLQYLGLSYSRNLNINKAMPVIVKLKLLENIDLSDNQLKQLPRDIARLKNLKQINLSYNKNINTRQVLSILSRLDQLEILMLAENNIKTLPESIVKMQNLKELHLQFNPINEAERKNLITLLPNTKIIF encoded by the coding sequence ATGAGAATTAAGTTACTACCATTATTACTGGTGTTTGTTCTTTGTTATAATCCTATTTATTCCCAGAATATTCTATCTCCAAAAGAGCTTGCAAAAGCCAAAGAATATAGGAATTGGAAAGATGCCATTGACAAGCCTTTAAAAGTTCACAAACTAAACCTCAAGCGTAGTAAACTTTCAGAACTTCCAAGAGAAATTGGGAAATTTAAGAATTTGCAAATACTTGAATTGGGTTCTAACAAATTTAAGGTACTACCTCGTGAGCTTGGAAGACTTAAAAAGCTACAATATCTGGGCTTATCCTATAGTCGAAATTTAAACATCAACAAAGCAATGCCTGTGATTGTGAAGCTTAAGTTATTGGAGAATATTGACTTAAGTGATAATCAGCTAAAGCAACTCCCAAGAGATATTGCACGGCTTAAGAATTTAAAACAAATCAATTTATCCTATAATAAAAACATCAATACTCGTCAGGTTTTAAGTATTCTTAGTCGATTGGATCAATTAGAAATATTGATGCTGGCTGAAAACAATATCAAAACACTTCCTGAAAGTATTGTTAAAATGCAAAACCTTAAAGAATTGCATCTACAATTCAATCCAATTAACGAAGCAGAAAGAAAGAATCTCATAACCCTCTTACCCAATACGAAAATTATTTTTTAG
- a CDS encoding asparaginase, with the protein MSIRLFITGGTFDKEYNELNGTLYFKDSHLKEMLELGRSKVDVQIRTLMMIDSLEMDESDREIILTNCRKTPEDKIVITHGTDSMVETANFLAQAKLEKTIVLTGAMIPYKFGSSDGLFNLGSSLAFVQCLPKGVYISMNGRYFAHDNVQKNRQKGEFEELNNF; encoded by the coding sequence ATGAGTATTCGCTTATTCATAACAGGTGGTACTTTCGATAAAGAATACAACGAATTGAATGGAACCTTGTATTTCAAGGATAGTCATTTAAAGGAAATGCTAGAATTAGGTAGATCGAAAGTAGATGTGCAGATAAGAACCCTAATGATGATTGATAGTTTAGAGATGGATGAATCTGACAGGGAAATCATACTTACCAACTGCAGAAAAACACCAGAAGATAAAATTGTCATTACACACGGTACCGATTCCATGGTTGAAACGGCCAATTTCCTCGCTCAGGCTAAATTAGAAAAGACCATTGTGCTAACCGGAGCCATGATCCCTTATAAATTTGGAAGTTCAGACGGCCTTTTTAATTTAGGCAGCTCTTTGGCATTTGTTCAATGTCTTCCTAAGGGAGTATATATATCCATGAATGGCCGATATTTTGCACATGATAACGTACAGAAAAACAGACAAAAAGGGGAATTTGAGGAGCTAAATAATTTTTAA
- a CDS encoding ATP-dependent zinc metalloprotease FtsH, protein MTNKQESPEKKVNPTNPDKKNPKKFNFYWIYAVIALLLFGTYFFPSDFTKDTYWVQVEEMIINKDVEKFEVINNQEVLVYIKKDALESERHDKLNEKAIRKSAEGPHYKFNVPDSKEFQIDVQNLEKEYTLDKIPIYYKNKENWGREVFSWIIPIGLMVLLWIFIMKRFQGGGAGGSQIFNIGKSKATLFDKDTKVNVTFKDVAGLEEAKVEVVEIVDFLKNPKKYTDLGGKIPKGALLVGPPGTGKTLLAKAVAGEASVPFYSLSGSDFVEMFVGVGASRVRDLFNQAKAKAPCIIFIDEIDAIGRARGKTIAPGGNDERESTLNQLLAEMDGFSSNSGIIILAATNRPDVLDSALLRPGRFDRQISIDRPDLKGRIQIFNVHLKPLTKLHTNVKSERLAEQTPGFAGAEIANVCNEAALIAARKNKDIVSMQDFQDAIDRVIGGLEKKTKIISPEEKKIVAYHEAGHAIIGWYLEHTSPLLKVSIVPRGYAALGYAQYLPKEQYLYTTEQILDTMCMSLGGRAAEELKFGRISTGAQNDLERVTKMSYDMVTIYGMNDKLGHVSFHDPQKEYSFQKPYSDKTAETIDEEVRKIIETSYQRSLALLKEKVEAFEKIANVLLEKETIFQSDIEKLIGSRPFETEAEAEAKNRSNAETAEYLEEEEAKAEEIQEEVVVEENKEETTETAESEDKTE, encoded by the coding sequence ATGACAAATAAACAAGAAAGTCCAGAAAAGAAAGTTAATCCTACAAATCCGGACAAAAAAAACCCTAAGAAGTTTAATTTTTATTGGATTTATGCAGTGATTGCCTTGCTTTTGTTTGGTACTTATTTTTTCCCAAGTGATTTCACAAAAGACACCTATTGGGTGCAGGTGGAAGAAATGATTATTAATAAAGACGTTGAAAAATTTGAAGTCATCAACAATCAGGAAGTACTGGTTTACATTAAAAAAGATGCTTTAGAAAGCGAACGACATGACAAACTCAATGAGAAGGCTATCAGAAAAAGCGCTGAAGGACCACATTATAAATTTAATGTGCCCGATTCCAAAGAATTTCAAATTGATGTTCAAAATTTAGAAAAAGAATACACCCTTGATAAAATTCCAATTTATTATAAGAATAAGGAAAACTGGGGACGTGAAGTGTTTAGCTGGATTATCCCCATTGGATTAATGGTTCTACTTTGGATATTTATTATGAAAAGGTTCCAGGGTGGTGGAGCAGGCGGAAGTCAGATTTTCAATATTGGTAAAAGCAAAGCAACATTATTTGATAAAGATACCAAAGTAAACGTTACCTTTAAAGATGTTGCAGGTTTGGAAGAAGCAAAAGTGGAAGTTGTTGAAATTGTTGATTTCCTCAAAAACCCAAAAAAATATACAGATTTAGGCGGTAAAATTCCAAAAGGTGCATTATTGGTAGGCCCTCCAGGCACAGGTAAAACTCTTTTGGCAAAAGCCGTTGCAGGCGAAGCCAGCGTTCCATTCTATTCACTTTCAGGTTCTGATTTTGTTGAAATGTTTGTTGGTGTTGGAGCATCTCGTGTACGAGACTTATTTAACCAAGCCAAAGCTAAAGCCCCATGCATTATATTTATTGATGAAATTGATGCCATTGGTCGAGCACGAGGTAAGACAATTGCTCCAGGCGGTAATGATGAAAGAGAAAGCACCTTAAATCAGCTGTTGGCAGAAATGGATGGATTCTCATCTAATTCAGGTATTATCATACTAGCAGCAACCAACCGACCAGATGTATTGGATTCTGCCCTATTAAGACCAGGACGATTCGACAGACAGATTTCCATCGATCGACCAGATTTAAAAGGTCGTATCCAGATTTTTAATGTGCATTTGAAACCATTAACAAAACTGCATACCAATGTTAAATCGGAACGCCTTGCTGAACAAACACCCGGATTTGCTGGTGCTGAAATTGCCAATGTTTGTAATGAAGCGGCCCTAATTGCTGCTCGTAAAAATAAAGACATTGTTTCAATGCAGGATTTTCAGGATGCCATCGATCGTGTAATTGGAGGATTGGAAAAGAAAACCAAAATCATTTCTCCTGAAGAAAAGAAAATTGTTGCTTATCATGAAGCAGGTCATGCAATTATTGGCTGGTATCTCGAGCACACATCCCCATTATTAAAAGTATCTATAGTCCCAAGAGGTTATGCTGCATTGGGTTATGCTCAGTATCTTCCAAAAGAACAATATCTGTATACAACAGAGCAAATTCTGGATACCATGTGCATGTCGCTTGGCGGAAGAGCTGCTGAAGAATTAAAATTCGGAAGAATCTCAACCGGAGCACAAAACGATTTGGAAAGGGTAACAAAAATGTCATACGACATGGTTACGATTTATGGAATGAACGATAAACTCGGACATGTTTCTTTCCATGATCCACAGAAAGAGTATAGTTTCCAAAAACCTTATAGTGATAAAACTGCTGAAACTATTGACGAAGAAGTACGTAAGATCATTGAAACAAGCTATCAAAGATCACTTGCATTGTTAAAAGAGAAAGTTGAAGCCTTTGAAAAAATCGCCAATGTTTTACTTGAAAAAGAAACAATTTTCCAAAGCGATATTGAGAAGCTTATTGGCAGTAGACCTTTTGAAACAGAAGCAGAAGCAGAAGCAAAGAACAGATCAAATGCAGAAACTGCTGAATATTTAGAAGAAGAAGAAGCGAAAGCAGAGGAAATTCAGGAAGAAGTTGTTGTTGAAGAAAACAAGGAAGAAACTACTGAAACTGCTGAATCAGAAGATAAAACAGAATAA